The following proteins come from a genomic window of unidentified bacterial endosymbiont:
- the ispA gene encoding (2E,6E)-farnesyl diphosphate synthase: MSSIEQQLQPRRQRLDNYLQGCLTALPFADSHLAAVMRYGLLLGGKRIRPLLLYLVGDLFALPVALLDAPAAAVECLHAYSLLHDDLPAMDNSPLRRGQPTAHVQFGEAQAILAGDALQTLAFLLLTQATPALLTPATQLRMLQELAQTSSGLCYGQSLDLQADNQPLDTTALAQIHHYKTALLIRCAIRLAALAAKRPGEESLPLLDRYAQALGLAFQLQDDLLDVTGTTAQLGKPPGSDQRCGKSSYLQLGIDATQERLRQLHHEAFAALSLLPYDTTALEAFTHYLINRND, translated from the coding sequence ATGTCTTCGATTGAACAGCAGCTGCAGCCACGGCGACAGCGCCTCGATAACTACTTGCAAGGCTGTTTAACGGCGTTACCCTTTGCGGATAGCCACCTAGCCGCGGTGATGCGTTATGGCCTCTTGCTGGGAGGGAAGCGTATCCGTCCGCTGCTACTCTATCTAGTGGGCGATCTCTTCGCGCTCCCGGTAGCGCTATTGGATGCTCCTGCAGCGGCCGTAGAGTGTCTCCATGCCTACTCCCTGCTGCATGATGATCTCCCGGCTATGGATAATAGCCCACTGCGGCGAGGGCAGCCCACCGCACACGTGCAATTTGGCGAAGCGCAGGCTATTTTAGCCGGTGATGCCCTACAGACCTTGGCTTTTTTGCTGCTGACTCAGGCGACACCCGCACTATTAACACCCGCGACCCAACTGCGGATGCTACAGGAGTTAGCCCAAACCAGCAGTGGGTTGTGCTATGGACAATCTTTAGATCTCCAGGCTGATAACCAGCCGTTAGATACAACAGCTTTAGCACAGATCCACCACTATAAAACTGCCTTGTTGATACGGTGTGCTATCCGCTTGGCAGCACTAGCCGCCAAGCGGCCTGGAGAGGAGTCACTGCCACTATTAGATCGCTATGCCCAAGCGCTTGGCCTCGCCTTCCAACTGCAAGATGATCTCCTCGATGTGACCGGCACCACTGCGCAGCTAGGAAAACCCCCAGGCAGTGATCAGCGCTGTGGTAAGAGCAGTTATCTGCAGCTAGGGATTGATGCCACTCAAGAACGCCTCAGACAATTACACCACGAGGCTTTTGCAGCGCTCTCGTTGCTACCTTACGATACCACCGCATTAGAAGCTTTTACTCACTATTTAATCAACCGTAATGACTAA
- the hscB gene encoding Fe-S protein assembly co-chaperone HscB — protein sequence MSDRQEPSDHFSRFGLPQRFAVDEQLLTKRYYDLQWQNHPDRFVNATDEQQQWAVQQAAAINQAFHTLKDPLRRAEYLLMLQGLGDQEEHRHHDTAFLMEQLALGEALATATDQAVIAELAARIAALNNDYYQRLIDCLENAAWKQAAESLSQLKFLAKHQQQLLQLELADPTR from the coding sequence ATGTCTGATCGGCAGGAGCCCAGTGATCACTTCAGCCGTTTTGGCTTGCCGCAGCGCTTTGCAGTGGATGAACAGTTGCTCACAAAGCGCTACTACGATTTACAATGGCAGAACCATCCCGATCGCTTTGTAAACGCTACGGATGAGCAGCAGCAGTGGGCGGTACAGCAGGCGGCGGCAATCAACCAAGCGTTCCATACCTTAAAAGATCCGCTACGCCGTGCCGAGTATCTGCTCATGTTGCAGGGGTTGGGGGATCAAGAAGAGCACCGCCACCACGATACAGCGTTTCTAATGGAGCAGCTAGCTTTAGGGGAGGCGTTGGCCACGGCGACCGACCAAGCGGTGATAGCAGAGCTCGCGGCGCGGATTGCAGCCTTAAATAATGACTATTACCAGCGTTTGATTGACTGCCTAGAAAATGCCGCTTGGAAGCAGGCTGCCGAGAGTTTAAGTCAATTAAAATTTTTGGCGAAGCATCAACAACAACTGCTGCAATTGGAACTGGCAGACCCTACCCGTTAA
- the rne gene encoding ribonuclease E, translated as MKRMLINATQEEELRVALVDGQRLYDLDIETPGYEQKKANIYKARITRLEPSLEAAFVDYGSERNGFLSLKEVARDYFPADYTGQGRPNIKDILHEQQELLVQVEKEERGNKGAALTTFISLAGSYLVLMPNNPRAGGISRRIDGEERSELKAALATLDLPEGMGLIVRTAGVGKSASELQWDLQVLLNHWEAIRQVTEKCPVPSLIHQESNVVVRAIRDYLRRDMGEILVDNLKVFEKAKEHISLVRPNYLNRLQLYQSEVPLFSHYQIESQIESAFQREVRLPSGGSIVIDTTEALTAIDINSARATRGSDIEETAFSTNVEAADEIGRQLRLRDVGGLVVIDFIDMAQPRHQREVENRLRESVEHDRARIQCGRISRFGLLELSRQRLRPSLGESSHHVCPRCSGTGTVRENESLSLSILRLIEEEALKENTYAVNAIVPIQIASYLLNEKRQSISLIEQRQKVKVLVVPNNRMESPHYSVVRVRKGEENLTPSYLLAQRLESEATMALHEVSTPSKRIDKPLVGINVPDKPFEQGDSAAKRTAPACQTDHWFNRCLQGFKQIFMRPPVAASKPKEPAPTHHCHQKTARIASSDLMSCNVGKIQPRQANAHQSPQKNVRPALDRLKKNSPAPIQPTQAVEAASAPPINISQAATMTPRAAVPLDSGEQEPLPMATRRHRRPLKKKVRLPAAQLESSGEKRVTLTTLEPVVSSAHEVIDSDRTAPAHDLLPDTPEVTNSNSTTATCRSRRSPRQLESSTQHARQSSVSSKTLATNAPEAVSTADLAGNHRLVQAPPTQAILPDNARPNHSDAEHPTAPLTIVPPTLLPPSNPKPISSSSYSGYSEKPRGQAMAAATAIKESAVDTDTAKAEE; from the coding sequence ATGAAAAGAATGTTAATTAATGCGACTCAAGAAGAAGAGTTGCGTGTCGCTTTAGTCGATGGCCAACGACTGTATGACTTGGACATCGAAACCCCTGGCTACGAACAAAAAAAAGCTAATATCTATAAAGCGCGTATTACCCGTCTCGAGCCCAGTTTAGAAGCAGCCTTTGTCGATTATGGATCCGAGCGCAATGGGTTTCTCTCCTTGAAAGAGGTGGCTCGTGACTATTTTCCAGCAGACTACACGGGTCAAGGACGTCCTAATATCAAAGATATTTTGCATGAACAGCAGGAGCTGTTGGTGCAAGTTGAAAAAGAGGAGCGCGGCAATAAAGGAGCGGCTTTAACCACGTTTATCAGTCTGGCGGGCAGCTATCTGGTATTAATGCCGAACAACCCGCGGGCGGGCGGCATTTCACGCCGTATCGATGGTGAAGAGCGCAGCGAACTGAAAGCAGCATTAGCCACGCTAGATCTTCCGGAAGGGATGGGGCTGATTGTGCGAACTGCCGGGGTTGGTAAGTCAGCCAGTGAACTTCAATGGGATCTACAAGTGCTGCTTAACCACTGGGAAGCTATTCGCCAAGTGACCGAAAAATGCCCGGTGCCTTCGCTTATCCATCAGGAAAGCAATGTCGTTGTCCGAGCCATCCGTGACTATCTACGTCGCGACATGGGTGAGATCCTGGTAGATAATCTCAAGGTCTTTGAAAAAGCTAAAGAACATATCAGCTTAGTCCGACCGAATTATCTTAATCGGCTTCAACTCTATCAGAGTGAAGTGCCGCTGTTTAGTCATTACCAGATAGAGTCACAAATTGAATCAGCCTTTCAACGTGAGGTACGACTCCCTTCCGGGGGCTCGATTGTCATCGATACGACAGAAGCCCTGACGGCCATCGATATCAACTCAGCACGCGCTACGCGTGGCAGTGATATCGAGGAAACGGCTTTTAGTACCAATGTAGAGGCGGCCGATGAAATTGGTCGCCAACTGCGGCTACGGGATGTCGGGGGCTTGGTTGTGATTGACTTTATTGATATGGCACAGCCTCGCCATCAACGGGAAGTAGAGAATCGGCTTCGGGAATCAGTAGAGCACGATCGAGCGCGGATTCAGTGTGGCCGTATTTCTCGCTTTGGATTGTTAGAGCTTTCACGGCAACGGCTGCGTCCCTCACTCGGAGAGTCCAGTCACCATGTCTGTCCCCGCTGCAGTGGTACAGGGACTGTTCGTGAAAATGAGTCCCTGTCACTCTCTATTTTAAGGCTCATTGAAGAAGAGGCGCTGAAAGAAAATACCTATGCAGTCAATGCCATTGTGCCCATACAAATTGCCTCTTACTTATTAAATGAGAAGCGGCAATCCATCAGTCTGATTGAGCAACGTCAAAAGGTGAAGGTACTGGTAGTCCCCAATAACCGCATGGAGTCACCTCATTACTCCGTGGTACGAGTACGCAAAGGTGAAGAGAATTTAACGCCCAGTTACCTACTAGCACAACGGTTAGAAAGTGAAGCCACCATGGCCCTTCATGAAGTTTCTACCCCCAGTAAACGAATAGACAAGCCACTCGTGGGAATCAATGTTCCTGACAAACCCTTTGAACAGGGAGATTCAGCGGCTAAACGAACGGCACCCGCCTGCCAGACAGATCACTGGTTCAATCGCTGTCTTCAAGGTTTTAAACAGATCTTTATGCGACCACCGGTGGCTGCCAGCAAGCCTAAAGAACCAGCACCAACCCATCATTGCCACCAGAAAACAGCTCGAATAGCTTCAAGCGACTTAATGAGCTGTAACGTGGGCAAGATCCAGCCACGGCAGGCTAATGCCCATCAATCCCCCCAAAAAAATGTTAGACCAGCGCTGGATCGGCTGAAAAAAAATAGCCCCGCCCCCATACAGCCCACTCAGGCGGTTGAAGCGGCTAGTGCACCTCCTATAAACATATCCCAAGCTGCCACCATGACCCCTCGTGCAGCTGTGCCGCTTGATTCAGGTGAACAGGAGCCATTACCCATGGCCACTCGCCGACACCGGCGTCCTCTGAAAAAAAAGGTCCGGCTACCGGCAGCACAGCTAGAATCCTCTGGTGAGAAGCGTGTAACGTTAACAACCCTGGAGCCGGTGGTATCATCAGCGCATGAAGTCATTGACAGTGATAGGACAGCACCTGCTCATGATTTACTACCAGACACTCCAGAGGTCACTAATAGCAACAGCACTACTGCAACATGCCGCTCAAGACGTTCTCCTCGACAGCTAGAGAGTAGCACTCAGCACGCTCGTCAATCATCGGTGTCTTCGAAAACGCTGGCGACGAATGCTCCAGAGGCTGTCTCCACAGCTGATCTAGCTGGCAACCACCGCTTAGTACAAGCACCGCCTACGCAAGCTATACTCCCTGATAATGCCCGGCCTAATCACTCCGATGCTGAACACCCGACCGCCCCGCTCACCATCGTACCACCAACCCTGCTGCCACCTTCCAATCCGAAACCTATCTCGAGCAGCAGCTATTCAGGCTACTCTGAAAAGCCAAGAGGCCAAGCTATGGCAGCCGCCACGGCCATTAAAGAGAGCGCCGTAGACACAGACACAGCCAAAGCAGAGGAGTAA
- a CDS encoding Rrf2 family transcriptional regulator, with protein MRVTAKARYAVTALLDIALQADQRPIALVEIAQRQNLSLPYLEQLFCRLRKQGLVSSVRGPAGGYRLCQSASAITIGMILQAVEEQVDTTHCLGLQQCQHGERCLTHPLWSALNERIQQFLGTVTLSELSRSPAVQQVACRQADLTVQRQQAINC; from the coding sequence ATGCGCGTGACCGCAAAGGCACGGTATGCTGTTACTGCGTTATTAGATATTGCTCTGCAGGCTGATCAACGGCCGATCGCCCTGGTTGAGATTGCCCAGCGGCAAAATCTCTCTCTGCCCTATTTAGAGCAACTTTTTTGCCGATTACGCAAACAGGGGTTGGTCTCCAGCGTGCGGGGGCCGGCTGGTGGTTATCGGCTCTGTCAGAGCGCGAGTGCCATCACGATTGGCATGATTTTACAAGCGGTGGAGGAGCAGGTCGATACCACCCACTGCTTGGGATTGCAGCAGTGCCAACACGGTGAGCGCTGTTTAACCCATCCTCTCTGGTCCGCATTGAATGAGCGTATCCAGCAGTTTCTCGGTACCGTCACCTTAAGTGAGTTAAGCCGGAGCCCAGCGGTGCAACAGGTGGCTTGTCGACAAGCTGATTTGACGGTTCAGCGTCAGCAAGCCATCAACTGTTGA
- the iscU gene encoding Fe-S cluster assembly scaffold IscU, translated as MYNQKVLDHYENPRNVGSLDQQDPQVGSGIVGAPACGDVMKLQIKVNAAGVIEEARFKTYGCGSAIASSSLITEWVKGKTLQQAATIKNTDIVEELVLPPVKIHCSILAEDAIKAAIADYQQKQDRQSITRSAAKQPVSVA; from the coding sequence ATGTATAATCAAAAAGTTTTGGATCATTATGAAAACCCAAGAAATGTCGGTTCCTTGGATCAGCAAGATCCTCAGGTAGGCAGTGGCATTGTCGGCGCCCCCGCCTGTGGTGATGTAATGAAACTACAGATCAAGGTCAATGCAGCGGGGGTGATTGAAGAGGCCCGTTTCAAAACCTATGGCTGTGGATCAGCCATCGCTTCAAGCTCTTTGATCACCGAGTGGGTGAAGGGCAAAACTTTGCAGCAAGCGGCAACGATTAAAAATACTGATATCGTTGAAGAGCTGGTATTGCCTCCGGTCAAGATCCACTGTTCAATTTTAGCTGAAGATGCTATTAAAGCCGCGATTGCTGATTACCAGCAGAAACAGGACAGGCAATCCATCACCAGGAGTGCTGCTAAACAACCGGTATCAGTGGCTTAA
- the phrB gene encoding deoxyribodipyrimidine photo-lyase yields MPTHLVWFREDLRLADHRALHAACVDPTAQVLALFIATPQQWQAHQMAPRQADFLRRHLVCLQQALAERGIPLYYHQVPCFLDLPDALAALCTAKRITHLFFNRQYPLNEQRRDQAVLQRLRPTVICHTFDDSLLLAPGQVTTQQRSMFRVFTPFKRAALAQLCEKPPRPLPIPAPRRAQMPAPQSLLAPFDYPTQDSSYFPAGETAALQRLQHFCEKQVTDYALRRDFPALAATSQLSPYLTLGVLSPRQCLQALQAVAPDILYQPRGSEGAVSWLNELLWREFYRHLIVAFPNLCQHQPFVAWTDQVAWQVNAQWLQAWQQGCTGYPLVDAAMRQLNHLGWMHNRLRMVVASFLSKQLLLDWRLGERYFMSQLIDGDFAANNGGWQWAASTGCDAAPYFRLFNPTAQSQRFDPQGAFIRQWVPELAALSDRAIHAPYATPGEKRTTLDYPQPLVDHSLARQRALTAFAAAKSGQG; encoded by the coding sequence TTGCCAACGCACCTAGTCTGGTTTAGAGAGGACTTACGGCTCGCCGACCATCGAGCGTTACACGCAGCTTGCGTCGATCCCACAGCACAGGTACTGGCGCTATTTATTGCCACTCCACAGCAGTGGCAAGCGCATCAGATGGCACCCCGCCAAGCTGATTTTCTACGGCGTCACCTAGTCTGCTTACAACAAGCACTGGCTGAACGAGGGATACCCCTCTACTATCATCAAGTTCCCTGTTTTTTAGACCTACCTGACGCCTTAGCAGCACTCTGTACAGCAAAGCGGATCACCCACCTGTTTTTTAATCGCCAATACCCTTTGAATGAACAGCGACGGGACCAAGCCGTACTGCAGCGGCTACGACCCACTGTTATCTGTCACACTTTTGATGATAGTCTACTGCTGGCCCCTGGCCAAGTCACCACGCAGCAAAGATCAATGTTTCGGGTATTTACCCCGTTCAAGCGGGCCGCACTAGCACAACTTTGTGAGAAACCGCCAAGGCCTCTGCCAATACCAGCGCCGCGCAGGGCACAAATGCCCGCACCGCAGTCACTGCTGGCACCCTTTGATTATCCTACCCAAGATAGTAGCTACTTCCCGGCAGGAGAAACCGCGGCCCTACAGCGCCTGCAGCACTTCTGTGAAAAGCAGGTGACTGACTATGCCCTACGCCGTGATTTTCCAGCCTTAGCGGCTACTAGCCAACTCTCTCCCTACCTAACCTTAGGGGTATTATCCCCCCGGCAATGCCTACAGGCACTCCAGGCGGTGGCTCCTGATATCCTGTACCAACCTAGGGGAAGTGAAGGGGCTGTCAGTTGGTTGAATGAACTACTCTGGCGAGAATTTTATCGACATTTAATCGTTGCTTTTCCAAACTTATGTCAACATCAGCCATTTGTCGCTTGGACCGATCAGGTGGCTTGGCAAGTCAATGCGCAGTGGTTACAGGCTTGGCAACAAGGGTGTACTGGCTACCCTTTGGTTGACGCGGCGATGCGCCAACTCAACCACTTGGGTTGGATGCATAATCGGTTGCGCATGGTGGTGGCCAGTTTTTTAAGTAAACAGCTGCTGTTAGACTGGCGGCTGGGAGAGCGCTACTTTATGTCCCAATTGATTGATGGTGACTTTGCCGCTAACAATGGTGGTTGGCAATGGGCGGCCTCTACTGGCTGTGATGCGGCCCCCTATTTTCGGCTCTTCAATCCGACCGCTCAGAGTCAACGCTTTGATCCGCAGGGCGCCTTTATTCGACAATGGGTTCCAGAGTTGGCCGCTCTATCCGATCGAGCCATTCACGCCCCTTATGCTACACCGGGAGAGAAGAGAACAACGCTCGATTATCCCCAGCCCCTAGTTGACCACAGCCTAGCCCGCCAAAGGGCGTTAACCGCCTTTGCAGCGGCCAAGAGCGGCCAAGGGTAA
- a CDS encoding IscS subfamily cysteine desulfurase, protein MRSLIYLDYAATTPVDPRVAEKMMHYLTPDGIFGNPASRSHHFGWQAEEAVDIARHQIAELLGADPRELIFTSGATEANNLALKGAAHFYAKQGKHLITCQTEHKAVLDPCRQLEREGFTVTYLKPQSTGLLTLEQLEASITPQTRLISLMQVNNELGIIQDIAAVGALCRERGILLHVDASQSAGKLPIDLQQLPVDLLSCSAHKLYGPKGIGVLYVRRQPRVRLQAQIHGGGHERGLRSGTLPVHQIVGMGEACRIAQAEMPAEQQRIGRLRDRLWSGIKMMEAVSVNGDLASSVPGIVNVSFAHVEGESLMMALKELAVSSGSACTSASLEPSYVLRALGLNDELAHSSIRFSIGRFTTEPEIDRAIVLIQQAVSRLREMSPLWEMYTQGINLNEIEWAHH, encoded by the coding sequence ATGCGATCTCTCATCTATCTGGATTATGCGGCGACTACCCCCGTCGATCCACGGGTTGCAGAAAAAATGATGCACTATCTGACACCAGATGGAATCTTTGGTAACCCCGCCTCGCGCTCCCACCACTTTGGTTGGCAGGCAGAAGAGGCAGTTGATATTGCACGCCACCAAATTGCTGAGTTATTAGGCGCCGATCCGCGGGAACTGATTTTTACCTCTGGGGCAACGGAGGCCAATAACCTCGCCTTGAAGGGAGCGGCGCACTTCTACGCTAAACAGGGGAAGCATCTGATAACCTGCCAAACGGAACACAAAGCGGTCCTTGATCCCTGCCGTCAATTGGAGCGCGAGGGGTTTACCGTCACCTACCTTAAGCCGCAATCTACAGGTCTACTGACGTTAGAGCAGCTAGAAGCGAGCATCACGCCACAGACCCGTCTGATCTCCTTGATGCAGGTGAATAATGAACTTGGCATCATTCAAGATATCGCAGCAGTCGGCGCCCTCTGCCGGGAGCGTGGGATTCTATTACATGTGGATGCCAGTCAAAGCGCCGGAAAATTGCCCATCGATTTGCAGCAGTTGCCAGTTGATCTGCTATCCTGTTCAGCCCACAAACTCTATGGTCCTAAAGGGATCGGCGTGCTGTATGTTCGGCGACAACCGCGGGTGCGGTTGCAGGCACAAATCCATGGCGGTGGCCATGAGCGTGGATTACGCTCTGGAACCTTGCCGGTCCATCAAATCGTTGGCATGGGCGAAGCGTGTCGAATTGCACAGGCCGAGATGCCAGCGGAGCAGCAGCGGATTGGGCGCCTGCGTGATCGGCTATGGAGTGGCATCAAAATGATGGAAGCGGTTTCGGTGAACGGTGATTTAGCCTCTAGTGTCCCGGGCATTGTCAATGTGAGTTTTGCTCACGTCGAAGGGGAGTCGCTGATGATGGCATTAAAAGAGTTGGCCGTCTCTTCGGGATCGGCGTGTACCTCAGCGAGTTTGGAGCCCTCTTATGTGCTACGGGCTTTAGGGTTAAACGATGAATTGGCCCATAGCTCTATCCGCTTCTCGATAGGTCGTTTCACCACTGAGCCAGAGATTGATCGGGCTATTGTGTTGATCCAACAGGCGGTCAGCCGGTTGCGGGAGATGTCTCCCCTCTGGGAGATGTATACCCAGGGTATTAACCTCAATGAGATTGAGTGGGCACACCATTAA
- the iscA gene encoding iron-sulfur cluster assembly protein IscA, with amino-acid sequence MAITLSPRAAHRVKQFLEQRGRGIGLRLGVKTTGCSGLAYVLEFVDQLKEDDQIFETEGIQVIINEKSLVYLQGMALDFVKEGLNEGFTFDNPNTKGSCGCGESFHV; translated from the coding sequence ATGGCGATTACTCTGAGTCCACGGGCGGCGCACCGGGTAAAGCAGTTCCTGGAACAACGGGGTAGAGGTATCGGCCTGCGTCTAGGGGTTAAAACCACCGGCTGCTCTGGGCTGGCCTATGTGCTCGAATTTGTCGATCAGCTGAAAGAGGATGATCAGATCTTCGAAACAGAAGGCATCCAAGTGATTATCAATGAAAAAAGCTTGGTTTATCTGCAGGGCATGGCCTTAGACTTTGTCAAGGAGGGGTTGAACGAGGGCTTTACGTTTGATAACCCGAATACGAAAGGGTCGTGTGGTTGTGGAGAGAGTTTCCATGTCTGA
- a CDS encoding OTU domain-containing protein, with the protein MMFPINRSPTAYAYLFKTGERVFDSRERQPHGHTTPTAYSDVSKIGEPLFGGRETQRIINDIETNRSWNGTAGDIVPEAVTQLPTWPADKHLDLNVVSNDGVHRHEFGKQLTTTPLRMQLRNNHYEAIIAGQVTPVASDGNCFYHSLLLTLNHSEQQQLLGTAFISYDRNSIADDANNPNVMALRQLLASYLRENPAFHNFFPDGVLEHENSILQDEQAKGPIAEAAALARELQVAEDAALARELQVAEDAALARELQVAEAAALARELQVAEAAALARELQVAEDAVLARRLEQQAVVKVLLAGV; encoded by the coding sequence ATGATGTTCCCCATCAATAGAAGTCCCACTGCCTACGCTTATCTCTTCAAAACAGGAGAGCGAGTGTTCGATAGCCGAGAACGGCAGCCTCACGGCCATACCACTCCCACTGCCTACTCTGATGTCTCCAAAATAGGAGAACCGCTGTTCGGTGGTCGAGAAACGCAACGCATTATTAATGATATTGAGACTAATCGCTCATGGAATGGTACAGCGGGTGACATCGTTCCGGAAGCAGTGACACAACTACCCACCTGGCCTGCTGATAAACATCTGGACCTGAATGTTGTGTCTAATGATGGCGTTCACAGACATGAGTTTGGCAAGCAATTGACTACTACGCCCCTAAGGATGCAATTACGTAATAATCATTATGAAGCTATCATCGCAGGTCAAGTGACTCCAGTAGCCAGTGACGGTAACTGCTTCTATCACTCTTTGTTACTGACTTTAAATCACAGTGAGCAACAGCAGCTGTTAGGAACGGCTTTTATCTCATATGATAGAAACAGCATTGCAGACGATGCAAACAACCCGAATGTGATGGCTTTACGCCAATTACTAGCCAGCTATTTACGGGAAAATCCTGCATTCCACAATTTTTTTCCTGACGGTGTCTTGGAGCATGAAAACAGCATTCTGCAGGATGAACAAGCTAAGGGGCCAATAGCAGAGGCTGCTGCCCTGGCTCGGGAGCTGCAAGTAGCAGAAGATGCTGCCCTGGCTCGGGAGCTGCAAGTAGCAGAAGATGCTGCCCTGGCTCGGGAGCTGCAGGTAGCAGAAGCTGCTGCCCTGGCTCGGGAGCTGCAGGTAGCAGAAGCTGCTGCCCTGGCTCGGGAGCTGCAAGTAGCAGAAGATGCTGTCCTGGCTCGGAGACTAGAACAGCAAGCGGTCGTGAAAGTCTTATTGGCTGGCGTATAA
- the xseB gene encoding exodeoxyribonuclease VII small subunit, whose translation MTFNRVKPTTRKTALSFADTLTELEQIVTRLESGELPLETALTEFERGVQLAKEGQQRLKQAEQRVEILLSDDSQASLTPFSPDADR comes from the coding sequence ATGACCTTCAATCGCGTGAAACCAACGACCCGAAAAACTGCCCTGAGCTTTGCAGATACCCTGACTGAACTGGAGCAGATCGTGACACGTTTAGAAAGCGGTGAGTTGCCTTTAGAAACTGCCCTGACTGAATTTGAGAGGGGGGTACAGCTCGCTAAAGAGGGCCAACAACGTTTAAAACAGGCAGAGCAACGTGTCGAAATTTTGCTCAGTGATGACTCCCAGGCCTCTTTAACGCCCTTTTCACCTGATGCTGATCGTTAA
- the fdx gene encoding ISC system 2Fe-2S type ferredoxin, whose protein sequence is MPTLVFLPHPELCPAGAAISAASGETILDAALRQGIAIEHACEKCCACTTCHVIVRQGFKSLAPTEEREEDLLDKAWGLEPESRLSCQARVQQADLIVEIPRYSINYVREGH, encoded by the coding sequence ATGCCAACCCTCGTTTTTTTACCCCATCCTGAGTTGTGTCCGGCGGGAGCGGCGATCAGCGCAGCGTCGGGAGAGACCATTTTGGATGCCGCGCTGCGCCAGGGTATTGCTATTGAACATGCGTGTGAAAAATGTTGTGCTTGTACAACTTGCCATGTCATTGTGCGTCAAGGGTTTAAGTCATTAGCTCCCACTGAGGAGCGTGAAGAGGATCTACTAGATAAAGCCTGGGGATTAGAGCCGGAGAGCCGTCTTAGTTGTCAAGCACGGGTACAGCAAGCTGATCTGATTGTGGAGATCCCCCGCTACAGCATTAATTACGTCCGTGAAGGACATTAG
- the iscX gene encoding Fe-S cluster assembly protein IscX, whose protein sequence is MSLTWQDSWEIAQALSDHYPTIDPKSVRFTDLHRWICQLEGFEDDPQRSNEKILEAILLAWLEESA, encoded by the coding sequence ATGTCATTAACCTGGCAAGATAGTTGGGAGATTGCCCAAGCCTTATCAGATCACTATCCCACTATAGATCCCAAGAGCGTACGCTTCACTGATTTGCACCGCTGGATCTGCCAACTGGAAGGGTTTGAGGATGATCCACAGCGCTCTAATGAAAAGATTTTAGAGGCTATTTTATTAGCCTGGTTGGAGGAGTCTGCGTAG